The following are encoded together in the Poseidonibacter lekithochrous genome:
- a CDS encoding type II secretion system F family protein gives MIKTYKITYQENNKKKSLLINTENIKNETLPLNILNIKEVSIKKNINIFSKKKQISNKDLNLLFYELNIMVQSNIVFTEALDILIKNRKNEIIKEFLIDIKNSFTNLKPITKALEKYEVDEMVFSFLELCQSRGNIKLNIKALNILLHENARIKNDFKKAISYPITLLISFFLSLNMIFYFVIPNFKSIFSGNMEALPLSTKVLFFVHDIYSNYILFILLFLIILSVLLYVYYKNNEKMQYYFDEFIVKKLYLFKDIYLSSQAYKLFLVLDIMHKSNYEFHKALISSKVLLKNKYLLDRITLIENLLENGKTINYSFSEALIFDDLVLNLINTAEVSNSLDITIVEIKEIYKNRFEEKIKFLISIIEPIFIVLLMGLILWIVLAIFVPIWDMGNMIKS, from the coding sequence ATGATTAAAACTTACAAAATCACATATCAAGAAAATAATAAAAAGAAATCTTTATTAATAAATACAGAGAATATAAAAAATGAAACTTTACCATTGAATATTTTGAATATCAAAGAAGTTTCAATAAAAAAGAATATAAATATTTTTTCAAAGAAAAAACAAATTTCAAATAAAGATTTAAATTTACTTTTTTATGAACTTAATATTATGGTTCAATCAAATATAGTATTTACAGAAGCTTTAGATATTTTAATAAAAAATAGAAAAAATGAAATAATAAAAGAATTTTTAATAGATATAAAAAACTCTTTTACAAATCTAAAACCCATAACAAAAGCTTTAGAAAAATATGAAGTAGATGAGATGGTATTCTCTTTTTTAGAGTTATGCCAAAGTAGGGGAAATATAAAACTAAATATTAAAGCACTTAATATTTTGCTCCATGAAAATGCAAGAATAAAAAATGATTTTAAAAAAGCTATTAGTTATCCAATTACCTTGCTTATTAGTTTCTTCTTATCTTTAAATATGATTTTTTATTTTGTTATACCTAATTTTAAATCAATATTTAGTGGCAATATGGAAGCCCTTCCATTATCAACAAAAGTTTTATTTTTTGTACATGATATATATTCTAATTACATTTTATTCATATTGCTTTTTTTAATTATTCTTAGTGTTTTATTATATGTATATTATAAAAATAATGAAAAAATGCAATATTATTTTGATGAATTTATAGTCAAAAAACTCTATTTATTCAAAGATATTTATCTCTCTTCCCAAGCTTATAAACTCTTTTTAGTTTTGGATATTATGCATAAATCTAATTATGAGTTTCATAAAGCTCTTATTTCCTCAAAGGTTTTACTAAAAAATAAATACCTTTTAGATAGAATTACGCTAATTGAGAATCTATTGGAAAATGGTAAAACTATTAATTATTCTTTTAGTGAAGCTTTAATATTTGATGATTTAGTATTAAATCTTATAAATACAGCAGAAGTATCTAATTCTTTAGATATCACGATAGTTGAAATAAAAGAAATTTACAAGAATAGATTTGAAGAAAAAATAAAATTTTTAATATCAATCATAGAACCTATATTTATAGTCCTATTAATGGGCTTGATTTTATGGATCGTTTTAGCAATATTTGTGCCAATTTGGGACATGGGCAATATGATTAAATCATAA